Proteins encoded within one genomic window of Spirulina major PCC 6313:
- the metG gene encoding methionine--tRNA ligase: MSSPDRPAFAITTPLYYVNAAPHIGSAYTTMIADAIARFQRLRGQDVLFITGTDEHGQKIQRAAEDQGIDPQTHCDQIAAHFDQLWTKLDIQYDRFSRTTAPRHQAIVNEFFDRVWNKGDIYLSKQQGWYCVACEEFKEERDLLPDHHCPIHSTKPVEWRDEDNYFFRLSSYQDRLEALYRDRPDFIQPASRRNEVLNFVSQGLQDFSISRVNLTWGFPLPHDDTHTLYVWFDALLGYITALLDPDADPTLDNALRHWWPIHTHLIGKDILRFHAVYWPAMLMAADIDPPQQVFGHGFLTKDGRKMGKSLGNTIDPIDLVNRYGADAVRYYFLKEIEVGQDGDFSETRFINVLNADLANDLGNLLNRTLGMMKKYCQSTVPTVDLSIYSDTHALAQLGRGLSDRIIPAYEQYQFNQVCEDIFNLIRTGNKFIDDQAPWSLYKQGQQTEVEQVLYSVLESVRLAAYLLAPIIPNLSSKIYQQLGFDIEFNHQASLSTQAPFALHCQWGHLPGGQLLATPSPVFAKLESLPIAES, encoded by the coding sequence ATGTCTTCCCCGGATCGCCCTGCATTTGCCATCACCACACCCCTGTACTATGTCAATGCCGCCCCTCACATTGGCAGTGCCTACACAACGATGATTGCTGATGCGATCGCCCGCTTTCAACGCCTGCGGGGTCAGGATGTTCTGTTCATCACCGGCACCGATGAACATGGCCAAAAAATCCAACGCGCCGCCGAAGATCAAGGCATTGATCCCCAAACCCACTGCGACCAAATCGCCGCCCACTTTGACCAACTTTGGACCAAACTAGACATTCAATACGATCGCTTCAGCCGCACCACCGCCCCTCGCCATCAGGCGATCGTCAATGAATTTTTCGATCGCGTTTGGAACAAAGGCGATATCTACCTCTCCAAGCAACAGGGCTGGTATTGCGTCGCCTGCGAAGAATTCAAAGAAGAACGCGACCTCCTCCCCGATCACCACTGCCCCATCCACAGCACCAAACCCGTGGAATGGCGCGACGAAGACAACTACTTCTTTCGCCTCTCTAGCTATCAAGACCGCCTCGAAGCGCTGTATCGCGATCGCCCCGACTTCATTCAACCCGCCTCCCGCCGCAACGAAGTCCTCAACTTTGTCTCCCAAGGCCTGCAAGACTTTTCCATTTCACGAGTCAACCTCACCTGGGGATTTCCCCTTCCCCACGATGACACCCACACCCTTTACGTCTGGTTTGATGCCCTCCTCGGCTACATCACCGCCCTCCTCGACCCCGACGCAGACCCCACCCTAGACAACGCCCTCCGCCACTGGTGGCCCATCCACACCCACCTGATCGGCAAAGACATCCTGCGCTTCCACGCCGTTTATTGGCCCGCCATGCTCATGGCCGCCGACATTGATCCCCCCCAGCAGGTTTTTGGTCATGGTTTCCTGACTAAAGATGGGCGCAAAATGGGCAAAAGTCTCGGCAATACCATCGACCCCATCGACCTTGTCAATCGCTATGGCGCTGATGCTGTGCGCTATTACTTTCTCAAAGAAATTGAAGTGGGCCAAGACGGTGACTTTAGTGAAACCCGCTTTATTAACGTCTTAAATGCGGATCTCGCCAACGATCTCGGAAATCTCCTGAATCGCACCTTAGGCATGATGAAAAAATATTGTCAGAGCACAGTCCCAACGGTAGATCTCAGCATCTATAGTGATACCCATGCCCTCGCTCAATTGGGACGGGGCTTAAGCGATCGCATCATCCCTGCTTATGAACAGTATCAGTTCAATCAAGTTTGTGAAGACATCTTTAACCTGATTCGCACCGGCAATAAGTTTATTGATGACCAAGCCCCGTGGAGTCTCTACAAACAAGGACAACAAACCGAAGTTGAACAAGTTTTGTATTCTGTTCTAGAATCAGTGAGACTCGCCGCCTACTTGCTGGCTCCAATCATCCCCAATCTCAGCAGCAAAATTTATCAACAACTCGGATTTGACATTGAATTTAACCACCAAGCAAGCCTCTCAACCCAAGCCCCCTTTGCCCTGCATTGTCAGTGGGGACATCTCCCCGGCGGACAGCTTTTAGCAACGCCGAGTCCTGTCTTTGCTAAGTTAGAGTCCCTCCCAATTGCCGAATCGTAG
- a CDS encoding isochorismatase, producing MSLTITTQLPIPSFFNPQSLREVWRVPYQDRAQQAQDWAKLHGITPAAKDTTRLCLMAIDVQNTFCLPEFELFVGGRSGTGAIDDNGRLCEFIYRNLNRITEIAPTLDTHTAMQIFHPIFWVNDAGEHPTPAATMITYEDVCNGVWKVNPGMTYSLAGGHYLALQKHALHYVKRLSDEGKYPLTVWPYHSMLGGIGHAIASAVEEAMFFHAIARHSQTRFEIKGGNPLTENYSVLRPEVLTGADGRPIAQKNTRFIQKLLDFDAVVIAGQAKSHCVAWTIDDLLTEIQAQDPTLAQKVYLLEDCTSPVVVPGVVDFTDQGNAAFQRFADAGMHLVKSTDPIEQWPGLDL from the coding sequence ATGAGCCTGACCATCACCACTCAATTGCCGATTCCGTCCTTCTTTAACCCTCAGAGCCTCCGCGAGGTGTGGCGCGTTCCCTATCAAGACCGGGCACAGCAGGCCCAAGACTGGGCGAAACTCCACGGCATCACCCCTGCGGCCAAAGACACGACTCGTCTGTGTTTGATGGCGATCGATGTGCAAAATACGTTCTGTTTGCCGGAGTTTGAATTATTTGTGGGGGGGCGATCGGGGACGGGGGCCATTGATGATAATGGGCGACTGTGTGAGTTCATTTATCGCAATCTCAACCGAATCACGGAAATTGCGCCGACCCTTGACACCCATACGGCGATGCAGATTTTTCACCCGATTTTCTGGGTGAATGATGCGGGAGAACACCCCACCCCAGCGGCGACGATGATCACCTATGAGGATGTTTGCAATGGGGTCTGGAAGGTGAATCCAGGGATGACCTATAGCCTCGCGGGGGGGCATTATCTGGCACTGCAAAAGCACGCGCTGCACTATGTCAAACGGTTGAGCGATGAGGGGAAATATCCGCTGACGGTGTGGCCTTATCACTCGATGTTGGGGGGGATTGGTCATGCGATCGCATCGGCAGTGGAAGAGGCAATGTTTTTCCATGCGATCGCACGTCATAGTCAAACCCGCTTTGAAATTAAAGGCGGTAATCCCTTGACGGAAAACTATTCGGTACTGCGCCCGGAGGTGCTAACCGGGGCGGATGGTCGTCCCATTGCCCAGAAAAATACGCGCTTTATTCAAAAGCTGTTGGATTTTGATGCGGTGGTGATTGCGGGGCAGGCGAAGAGCCATTGTGTGGCCTGGACGATTGATGATCTGTTGACGGAAATCCAAGCCCAAGATCCGACCTTGGCACAAAAAGTCTATCTCCTGGAAGATTGCACATCTCCGGTCGTTGTGCCGGGTGTCGTGGACTTTACGGATCAGGGAAATGCCGCGTTTCAACGGTTTGCCGATGCAGGAATGCATCTGGTGAAGTCTACTGATCCAATTGAACAATGGCCGGGGCTTGATCTGTAA
- a CDS encoding NYN domain-containing protein: MIEDYFGEDPVFPPEQVLENRGRVAIFIDGSNLFYAALQLGLEIDYTKLLYRLTGGSRLLRSFFYTGVDRTNEKQQGFLLWMRRNGYRVIAKDLVQLPDGSKKANLDVEIAVDMMSLVQSYDTAVLVSGDGDLAYAVDAVSYRGARVEVVSLRSMTSDSLINVADRYIDLDQIKEDIQKQPKHPHPSTSPNSSNHYPRSFPGIKVVNEEKTLPDKN; the protein is encoded by the coding sequence ATGATTGAAGATTATTTTGGTGAAGATCCAGTATTTCCACCGGAACAGGTACTGGAAAATAGGGGACGTGTCGCCATTTTCATTGATGGGTCTAACCTTTTCTATGCGGCGCTCCAATTAGGGTTAGAGATTGACTACACAAAACTGCTCTACCGCTTGACGGGAGGATCTCGTCTGTTGCGATCGTTCTTCTACACCGGCGTGGATCGCACCAATGAAAAGCAGCAGGGCTTCCTGTTGTGGATGCGGCGCAATGGTTACCGGGTCATTGCCAAAGACTTAGTACAGTTGCCCGATGGCTCCAAAAAAGCCAACCTTGATGTGGAAATTGCCGTGGATATGATGTCCCTGGTGCAGTCCTACGACACGGCGGTGCTCGTCAGTGGAGATGGCGATCTAGCCTATGCGGTGGATGCGGTTAGCTATCGCGGCGCACGGGTGGAAGTGGTGAGTTTGCGATCGATGACCAGCGATAGTTTAATCAACGTGGCTGATCGCTATATTGATTTAGACCAAATTAAAGAAGACATCCAAAAGCAACCGAAACATCCCCACCCTTCGACTTCACCTAACTCATCAAACCATTATCCCCGTAGCTTTCCGGGCATCAAAGTTGTTAATGAAGAGAAAACGTTACCCGATAAGAATTAG
- the lptC gene encoding LPS export ABC transporter periplasmic protein LptC encodes MALGITACRPPERPTSSEATPQEAVYEEQLILTNATLENADEQGEIVWKVNVERVVYNDESKNAVLTAVTGNFLQAGEVVVQIQADAGEITDSGKHIKLRDNIVATDPRNGMVLRGDVLDWFPDQGLIKIQDSFQGNDEDLNVTATTAQYWSRDQRVEAMEKVVLTGTKTPVQVRTEKLVWELPQKRIKSDRAVMIDRYDPPSETAEAEADDGEKPAPVVSDRITAGQAEFNLEQNTVILKKNVESRSVEPPLQIASNSILWNLTARTILSDQPVTIIDRKDQTTLTANSGLANLKDEVIRVTGGARGINARQDSDLYANQIIWNIGPQRVEATGDVIYKQVDPPLHLMGSRAVGTLNNQRVVVTGGGSNNSRVMTTIIP; translated from the coding sequence GTGGCCCTGGGGATAACGGCTTGTCGTCCGCCCGAACGGCCCACGTCCTCTGAGGCAACCCCTCAGGAGGCGGTGTACGAGGAGCAATTAATTCTGACGAATGCCACCTTGGAAAATGCCGATGAACAGGGCGAGATTGTTTGGAAGGTGAATGTTGAGCGGGTTGTTTACAATGATGAGTCCAAAAATGCTGTGCTTACGGCGGTAACGGGCAACTTTTTGCAAGCGGGTGAAGTGGTCGTGCAGATCCAAGCGGATGCTGGCGAGATTACGGATTCTGGGAAGCATATTAAGCTGCGGGATAATATTGTGGCGACAGACCCCCGGAATGGCATGGTGCTGCGGGGTGATGTGCTGGATTGGTTTCCGGATCAGGGGTTGATTAAGATCCAAGATTCGTTCCAGGGGAATGATGAAGATCTGAATGTGACGGCGACGACGGCGCAGTATTGGAGTCGAGATCAACGTGTTGAGGCGATGGAAAAGGTGGTGTTGACGGGGACCAAAACCCCGGTGCAGGTGCGCACGGAAAAATTGGTGTGGGAGTTGCCGCAAAAACGGATTAAAAGCGATCGCGCCGTGATGATCGACCGCTACGATCCGCCCTCGGAAACGGCTGAGGCTGAGGCCGATGATGGGGAAAAACCCGCGCCCGTGGTGAGCGATCGCATCACTGCCGGTCAGGCAGAATTCAACCTCGAACAAAATACCGTCATTCTCAAAAAGAACGTCGAATCTCGCTCCGTTGAACCTCCCCTACAAATTGCCTCCAATTCCATCCTCTGGAATCTCACCGCCCGCACCATCCTGTCGGATCAACCCGTCACCATCATCGATCGCAAGGATCAAACCACCCTCACCGCGAATAGTGGTCTAGCCAACCTCAAAGATGAGGTCATTCGCGTCACCGGCGGCGCGAGGGGAATTAATGCCCGCCAAGACTCCGACCTCTATGCCAACCAAATCATTTGGAATATTGGCCCCCAACGAGTCGAAGCCACCGGCGATGTGATTTATAAACAAGTTGATCCTCCCCTCCATCTGATGGGGTCGCGGGCGGTGGGAACTCTCAATAATCAGCGGGTGGTGGTCACTGGGGGCGGCAGCAATAATAGCCGTGTCATGACGACGATCATTCCCTAG